A genome region from Leptodactylus fuscus isolate aLepFus1 chromosome 6, aLepFus1.hap2, whole genome shotgun sequence includes the following:
- the LOC142209076 gene encoding gastrula zinc finger protein XlCGF66.1-like translates to KGKMAEKILHLTLEILHQLTGEDYTVVKKTSSGRCQAPVSEGWGRTLSPIPEPPPHSLIHAEINRQKILELTNKMIELLTGEVPIRCQDVTVYFSMEEWEYLEGHKDVYKEVMMEDQQPLTSADLNNVNVLETYVRGDEESKEDIPTEVDQDKPFLARRLVKVKKKTYSPVIRVSHRRLVLLLLGSFSSESPRCK, encoded by the exons AAGGGCAAGATGGCGGAGAAAATATTACATCTCACCTTagagatcctgcaccagcttactggagag gattacacagtagtgaagaagacctctagtgggcgctgtcaggctcctgtatctgaaggatgggggagaaccctgagcccaatcccggagcctccacctcactccctgatacatgCGGAGATCAatagacagaagatcctagaactcaccaacaagatgattgagctgctgactggagag gttcctataaggtgtcaggatgtcactgtctatttctccatggaggagtgggagtatttagaaggacacaaagatgtgtacaaggaggtgatgatggaggatcagcagcccctcacatcagcag ATCTGAACAATGTTAATGTTCTGGAGACATATGTGAGGGGTGATGAGGAGagtaaggaggacattcctacag AGGTTGACCAGGATAAACCATTTTTGGCAAGGAGGCTagtgaaggtgaaaaaaaaaacatattcacctgtcaTCAGAGTCTCCCACCGccgtctggtcctgctgcttctAGGGTCTTTTTCCAGTGAAAGTCCTCGCTGCAAGTGA